The Variovorax paradoxus DNA window TCGAAGCCCGAAGGTTGTCTCCCAGGACATAGCCGGCACCGTGCACGGTATGCAGCAATTTGATGTCGAACGGGTCGTCGAGCTTGCTGCGCAGGCGTTGGATGGTCACCTGTATCACGTTTGCGTTGACTTCCAACTTTTTGCCCCACACTACTTTGGCCAATGTGGCGTGGGAAACGGTTTGGTCCCGGCGGCGCAGCAATGCGAGCAACAGGTCGAACTCCTTCGTGGTGAGATTCAAGCCCGTCCTCCCGCGCAAGCATGTGCGCTTGATTTGATCAAGCTTGAGATCGGCAAACCGAAGCACGATTGCTCTCCAAGGTGGCATGTCCGTTTGGGCGGTGGGCGATGCGCCTTGCACCATCACGGGAGCAACGACGAAGATCACTGGGGCGACCAGAATGTTTGGCGACCGAAAACTGGAACTTCATCTTTGAATCTCCTTGGAGTTTTCTCTGGCTGCCCCACAAAGCGATCGCCGCGTGCAAATGCAGCCTGAGCTCTCAACGCGCGAGGTGACACGGGTGCATACAAAGCCCGAAGCAGCCATCTCCAGGGATCGCGAAATCAGCGGGTTTTCCCTGGCTGCTGTGCACGGCGAGCGCGAGGCCGTGCCAATCCGGG harbors:
- a CDS encoding winged helix-turn-helix domain-containing protein; its protein translation is MIFVVAPVMVQGASPTAQTDMPPWRAIVLRFADLKLDQIKRTCLRGRTGLNLTTKEFDLLLALLRRRDQTVSHATLAKVVWGKKLEVNANVIQVTIQRLRSKLDDPFDIKLLHTVHGAGYVLGDNLRASSWPHDAHPRHAS